The Pseudomonadota bacterium nucleotide sequence ACACCGAGGTTGTACAGCGCCTGGTACGCCCGGGGGTCGATCTCCACCGCCCGCTTGAACGCGCGCTCGGCCTCGGCGAGGTTGCCGGCCGCGCCCGCCCGGACGCCCTCGTTGTAGATCCCCTTGGCGTCCTGGTTCATCTCGTGCTGCTCGGGAGCCGCCTCGCCCGGCCCGGTGGGAACCGCGCTCCCCGTGCTCTGGTCATCCGCGACCGGCCCGCCGGCCGAACCGATGACCGGCCCCCCGGCGCCGCCCTCGAGCCCCGTTCCGCCCGCGGAGGCGCCCTTCTTCTTCGAGCCGCCGCAACCCGTCGCCATGAGCGCGACGAGCGCCGAGATCGCGAGAGTCGTGCAGAGCCGCCGCATCAGTCGACCTCCCCGGCCCATGGCGGGACGGCGACCACGTCGCTGCCCCCCTCGACGATGCCGTTGTGTTGGCGCGGGTAGTTGTCGGGATCGTACGCGTTCATGCGCTCGAGCGCGAGGAGCGTCCACTCGTTGCTGATGTTGCCCTTGCGCGCCAGATCGATGGCGATCTTGTACTCGGCCTGCGCCTTCTCCTCCATCGCGGAGACCGTCTCCTCGAGCTTCGCGCGGATCTTGTCCTCGATCTGGTACTGCATGTCCTCGCGCTCGTCGGCGGGCATCGACTTGATGTACTTGATCTCCGCCTTGCTCATCCCCGCCATCTTCAGCATGTCGTCGAGGGTCGGCATCGGCGTGTTCAGGTACGCCTTGGCGTAGACCTCGTACGCGTACCCGATGCGGAACTCCGCGGCGAGGGACCACTCCGGGCGGCGGTAGTCCGCGATCTCGCGGTACCTCGCCTCGAACTCCTTGACCTTCTCGGCGCCCTCGACCTGCTTCGCGGCGATCTGCTTCTGATTGCCCTTGATCTCGAACTTCTCGAACACCCGCATGTCCTCCTCGATGATGAGGAAGTTCGCGTGCGCGGCGTACTCGGCGGACATGGAGCCCGGCTGGTTGACGAGCCGTTTGTACAGCTCGACCGTGCGCTGCCAGGCCTTGATCTGGCTCTTCTTCTTGTTGCGGTTCCCCTCGGCCTCGGCCAGCCGGTAGGCGGCCTTGACGACGAACGGCCCCGCGGTGGTGTTGCGCTCGTACTTGCCCACGAAAGCCTCGTAGGACTTGACCGCGGCGCCCCACGAACCGGCGCGGAACGGCATGTCCGCGGCGTTGAACGCCGCCTCGACGCGCTTCGTCTCGTCGGCGACCTCGTTGGAGTAGCGCTGCCAGTACGGGATCGCCTGGTTGTAGCTCTGCAGGTTCGTCAGGATGTACGCCGAGTTGTAGACGCTGTCCTCGCGGTACTGCGAGCCCTTGAACTTCGGCGAATCGGCCAGGATCTTGTAGTTGGCGAGCGCCTTCTCGTACTCGAAGAACGCGTTCGCGGCGAACGCCTGCTTGAACAGGCACTTGTCGACCCACTGGCTCTCCGGGTACTCGTTGACGATGCGCTCGTACAGCTGCATCGCCGTCTCGAACCGCTGGGCGTTCTCGTACGCGAGCGCCGCGTTGTGGAGCGCGGCGTCGGCGCTCTGGTGCTTGGGCGCCTTCGCGACGGCCGCGACGAGCTGATCGCCCGCCTCGGTGCACACGGTCGCGTCCTTGCCGTCGTTGCACTCCTTGAACTTGTCCATCGCGCGCTGCATGGCGACGTCGCCGAGCAGGCTGCCGAGGTCGATGGACTCGTCGTCGGACAGCTTCGCACCCTCGACGGCGCATTGCTGCTGCTGCTCGAGGAGGGCGAGCCGCTCCTTCTCGTCGAGGTTCTGCTGGTCCACCGCCATGTTCAGGAGGACCTTCCACGACTCGAGCGAGATCTCGTCCTTCTTGCAGTACTTGACGTACGCGGCCTCGTACCGCTTCTTCGCCTCGTCCCAGTAACCGTACCTGTAGTAGTTCTGCGCGCTCTGGTACTCGAAGGTCGAGGTCTGCGGCGCGCCGGGGTTGTACTTCAGGTAGTTCTCGCGCTCGGCCATGAGCTCGAGCAGGAGCGGCGGCATGTCGATCTGCTGCGGTGCGGGCGGCTCGCCGGCGAGCTCGGGTGGCTTCTCGCGGAGGCTGAAGCGCCCTGCGGCCGCCTCGTTCTCGATCGTCCGCTCCACGCAGAGGATCACCATGTGCGCCGACTGCTCGCGGTACCGGTCGTCCAGGTTCGAGTCGCGCACCTTGACGTACTCGGCCTTCGCGGCGTCGTACTGGCCCGACCAGAACAGCGCGTCCGCCAGCTGGAAGTTCAAGTCGTAGGCGTCCGGCGTGTCGGGGTTCTGCTCGATGTACTTCCTGTAGGCCGCCGCGGCCAGGTTGTACTCCTCGAGCGCGAACCCCAGGATCTGCTCGTCGCCGGTGGCCTGCCCCTTGGCCCGGAGCGCCTGCGCGTTCTGGTGGTGCGCTACCGCGGCGCCGATGAGGGCGTCCTCCGACATCGTCGCGACCTGGTTCTGCGCCTCGGGGTGGTCCTCGTTGGACGTCCACCACTCGCTGCCCTTGCCGTACTTGTCGAGCTTGCTCCGCTCCGC carries:
- a CDS encoding tetratricopeptide repeat protein; the protein is MKQLASPGLTAFALLTCVATAASGSPVPAAPVGGAGASSLVRQMLTPPTPEQVQVLEEERAQDLELYIRRSADFREVIDSTVRSVYEMRKVAIEAKYRERIEKEDDLELESLRDAIEYFEAFLKKYPDEEPYTPDAMFRLAELYYDVSYIEFLERLAKYGEAQEAGTLGDEEPPMKEFDRTIALFRDLIRRYPDYANVDGAYYLLGYCLNDTGKEEEARLAWLNLVCENKYTYDPVAFEEAKGKGGPERPARVSAGLDTGVPEATIDVGFVNPFEGCTPIRGNSRFFFESWWLIGNYHFDYDSSRYGVETAIAAYKKLVEDPKHKFYDKGLYKLAWSYFKADRYPEAIAAFAQVVDFSDEQESKSSGMRPEAIQYLAVCFFTDDWNVDQMPDPVSGIERLGDPKLMPQDRKWTREVYARLGDIYSENEKHEEAIAVWKLFLEKWPLDVQAPFVQDRIADAYREMRRFDEELAERSKLDKYGKGSEWWTSNEDHPEAQNQVATMSEDALIGAAVAHHQNAQALRAKGQATGDEQILGFALEEYNLAAAAYRKYIEQNPDTPDAYDLNFQLADALFWSGQYDAAKAEYVKVRDSNLDDRYREQSAHMVILCVERTIENEAAAGRFSLREKPPELAGEPPAPQQIDMPPLLLELMAERENYLKYNPGAPQTSTFEYQSAQNYYRYGYWDEAKKRYEAAYVKYCKKDEISLESWKVLLNMAVDQQNLDEKERLALLEQQQQCAVEGAKLSDDESIDLGSLLGDVAMQRAMDKFKECNDGKDATVCTEAGDQLVAAVAKAPKHQSADAALHNAALAYENAQRFETAMQLYERIVNEYPESQWVDKCLFKQAFAANAFFEYEKALANYKILADSPKFKGSQYREDSVYNSAYILTNLQSYNQAIPYWQRYSNEVADETKRVEAAFNAADMPFRAGSWGAAVKSYEAFVGKYERNTTAGPFVVKAAYRLAEAEGNRNKKKSQIKAWQRTVELYKRLVNQPGSMSAEYAAHANFLIIEEDMRVFEKFEIKGNQKQIAAKQVEGAEKVKEFEARYREIADYRRPEWSLAAEFRIGYAYEVYAKAYLNTPMPTLDDMLKMAGMSKAEIKYIKSMPADEREDMQYQIEDKIRAKLEETVSAMEEKAQAEYKIAIDLARKGNISNEWTLLALERMNAYDPDNYPRQHNGIVEGGSDVVAVPPWAGEVD